Proteins encoded in a region of the Suricata suricatta isolate VVHF042 chromosome 10, meerkat_22Aug2017_6uvM2_HiC, whole genome shotgun sequence genome:
- the IL2RB gene encoding interleukin-2 receptor subunit beta, translating to MDVMAAPALSWCPSLLVLFLPLAIPRASAVVNDTSQLTCFYNSRANISCVWSWDGDPQATSCKIHARPNQRSWNKSCELLPMGPASWACYLILGSPDTQSLTSADIVTMRVMCHAGERWRVLTTHNFKPFENRGLRGPLCSDSAPHPCLSLPQEASLLTIRQNQRWIWLENLSPDTLYELQVRVRPQLGKNKAWSPWSQPLAFRTRPAAPGKEAVPFPWLGHIIMGISSAFGFIILVYLLANCRYIGPWLKKVLKCHIPDPSEFFSQLRSEHGGDFQKWLSSPFPSSSFSPDTPAPEISPLEVLDRDAKATQLLLLQQDKGPSSSSAETSGHSLASCFTNQGYFFFHLPDALEIEACQVYFTYDPCAEEPDEGGPGAPEGSLLPPLLPPPGEDDAYCTFPPGDGLLLFSPSLLGGPGPPNTALGGPGAQEKKLPPSLPQGAPRDWVPRPPTSPPPGAPKPVESQPPLEGAVGEAREEVKGPGEGVRVSFPWASPAGQGQVRAPTSCLTLNTDAYLSLQELQDQDPALPV from the exons ATGGATGTGATGGCAGCTCCTGCTCTGTCCTGGTGTCCGTCCCTCCTTgtcctcttcctgcccctggcCATCCCTCGGGCATCCGCAGTGGTGAATG ACACCTCCCAGCTCACATGCTTCTACAACTCCAGAGCCAACATCTCCTGTGTCTGGAGCTGGGATGGGGACCCGCAGGCCACATCCTGCAAGATCCACGCTCGGCCGAACCAACG GTCTTGGAACAAATCCTGTGAGCTGCTCCCGATGGGACCTGCGTCTTGGGCCTGTTACCTGATTCTTGGATCCCCGGAT ACTCAGAGTCTGACTTCGGCCGACATCGTCACCATGAGGGTGATGTGCcatgcaggggagaggtggagggtgTTGACGACTCACAACTTCAAGCCCTTTGAGAACC gagggctGCGGGGACCCCTCTGCTCTGacagcgccccccacccctgcctgtctCTGCCCCAGGAGGCCTCCCTGCTGACCATCCGGCAGAACCAGCGGTGGATTTGGCTAGAGAACCTCTCTCCGGACACCCTGTATGAACTGCAAGTGCGGGTCAGGCCCCAGCTGGGCAAAAACAAGGCCTGGAGCCCCTGGAGTCAGCCGCTGGCCTTCAGGACGAGGCCCGCAG CGCCAGGGAAGGAGGCTGTGCCCTTTCCTTGGTTGGGCCACATCATCATGGGCATCAGCAGCGCCTTTGGCTTTATCATCCTGGTCTACCTGCTAGCCAACTGCCGGTACATCGGGCCGTG GCTGAAGAAGGTTCTGAAATGTCACATCCCAGATCCCTCGGAATTCTTTTCCCAGCTGAGGTCAGAGCATGGAGGAGACTTTCAG AAGTGGCTCTCCTCGCCCTTCCCCTCGTCCTCCTTCAGCCCCGACACACCGGCCCCCGAGATCTCCCCGCTGGAGGTGCTGGACAGGGATGCCAAGGCCACTCAGCTGCTCCTGCTGCAGCAGGACAAGGGGCCCTCCTCGTCCTCAGCCGAGACCAGCGGCCACTCGCTGGCCAGCTGCTTCACCAACCAGGGCTACTTCTTCTTCCACCTCCCGGACGCTCTGGAGATCGAAGCCTGCCAGGTGTACTTCACCTATGACCCCTGTGCGGAAGAGCCCGATGAGGGCGGGCCCGGGGCACCTGAGGGGTCTCTCCTCCCGCCCCTGCTGCCTCCGCCAGGGGAGGACGATGCATACTGCACCTTCCCCCCTGGGGATGGCCTGCTGCTCTTCTCGCCCAGTCTCCTCGGCGGCCCGGGCCCCCCAAACACTGCCCTGGGGGGCCCCGGAGCTCAGGAAAAGAAGCTGCCCCCCTCTCTGCCGCAGGGAGCTCCCAGAGACTGGGTCCCCCGGCCCCCGACGTCTCCCCCACCAGGTGCACCTAAGCCAGTGGAATCCCAGCCGCCCCTGGAGGGCGCGGTGGGAGAAGCAAGAGAGGAGGTCaagggccctggggagggggtcagggtcAGCTTCCCCTGGGCTAGCCCTGCAGGACAAGGCCAGGTCAGAGCTCCTACCTCCTGCCTGACCCTGAACACCGATGCCTACTTGTCCCTCCAGGAGCTGCAGGATCAGGACCCAGCTCTCCCGGTGTAG